The window gaactttattacgtgctattctcaagaagaacttaaagaattgtgagaattgcttgccatttgttgagtttgcttataatcgttgtgtCCATTCTACTACTAActattcgccatttgaaattgtatacggttttaatcctttgaatccgttggatttgatgtctttacctgtgagtgaaaggttaaacatggatggcaaaaagaaggctgaatttgttagggggtTGCATGAAAAGGCCAAAGCCAACATTGAGAAGAAGAATGAACAATATGCTAGGCAAGCCAACAAAgggaaaaagaaggtggtatttgagaagggcgattgggtgtggctacacttgaggaaggagaggtttccggagaagcgacgctcaaagctattacctaggggcgatggaccattccaagttcttgagaggatcaatgacaatgcctacaaactcgacttgccgggtgagtataatgttagctctacttttaatgttagtgacttgtcgttgtttgatgtaggcgatgagcaagatttgaggacaaatccttttcaagaaggggaggatgatgcgaacgtggacgtcccaaggaaagcatgggatcctttgcagtttccggagggaccaatcacgaggggtcgactaaagagattcaaggaggcactactaggagtcatgagcaagcctgaAGGGGTCTTggtgcatgggagtacgtttggaggccaacggaatgtcattcaagcattgagggagctgaccgagtctggacggacctgcacacggacctacacacggggtccgtgtcctttacaaccTGAGATGAGCTTttccagtgcctgcacggacctgaagacagacccaggcacggggtccgtgccctatgtatttggcgaagacagtgcctacacggacccgtacacggaggtaagcacggggtctgtgtcccTTGTTCCCGACTGAAGAttatttacagtatgtacacggacccggacacggaggtctgcacggagtccgtgtctaGTGTTTTCTGAGCGATTTTATTTctttctttagagttttactttgttaggaaactagattctagtaatcctttttgatatgtaaacatCTTAGACGAAATTTTaacacacaatacatatattattttgagtttatcaaacttgtgagaattttatctcaacttttcaaggctttagctttgttaaatcaaatcaaacttatcaaagtttctaactttgtggcgtttgtcgatcgttcttgtgcggattgtcgtagacatcgttcttcgaaggttcgttctaattttcgattgttattctcgtgtttatttgttgctaaacttttatagtttagaggtgaataacacaaccatacttgattcaaaagatcgggaaaacacacgaatcttattatcgcaattgaatagagggtgcgatttatttttaatcgtgtttgctatttattcgtgcaAAGATTCATATCACGAGAGGTTGCGCTTCAACAACTGAACTGCTCTCTTCTGGTTATATCATAAGTAAATATGAATTCTAACTTTCTTAGCAGCCAATCAAGGAGCTCTCTTCTATAGATCGAGGCATACCTTCTTGTAAACAATCAATCGGACGTATAGTGAGTGAGACCTGTAGGCCATACGCGTTCCAGCAGAACGGATCATCAACTAGTATACCTTCATAGGGTAGAAGCTCAACTTCTGATATTTGTAATGCTCGTGCAGGCAATGGCGTCGCTACATGCCAAGTGTATATTAGCTTCTTTATAGATCGAGCTTGATTCCTTTTACAATGAGATTTTGATGTGGTTTTGAACTTATTTGATGTTCGGATGTTGTGTTTGATTGCGGTTTTGTTCAAGTGCGCAATTAGAGATTGTATCCTTTGGGATCTCATCATCAAATATAGTCTCTGTTTATTATAGAGCACTTGGCTAGTTGTTCCCTATATCTATAGGTTGTGGAGCCCTACTTGGAAATATGAATGAAAGTTGTTATACCTTACACAAGTTGgtcataaatataaattttatgtaTAACGAAAATTTACACAACAGAAGGTTTACTTGGATGATTACTTACACAAGTTCTGAGCTTCATGTACCCTATAAATATGAGACGCTTCATACATACAAACTACTAGGATTTTTCCGAATAAGCACATATGTATATGACACTTGATTCAATTACTCATGCGATAATGGACTTCGCCCATTGTTTTGCGATATCCCATTACAATTTGTAGTACCTCAGTTGAGTGACTTGAGTCTCAGTTAATTAGTATGACGCTTTCGATGAACAATCATCACCAAATGTTGGAGCCCACGTTAAAGGACTGCTCCGGTGGTGGCTGATCATCCCCAAGCACCCTGGATGAAGATGAACCCGTGCCAAAGTTGGCCACGAAATCGTTCCCAAACGGAGAACTCAACCTTTGCTGCATGAAAGGGTAGACATCCGCGGCAACCGTGGCAGCTCCTAAAGGGTGGGCGTTGCCGGCTCTGAGCTGTAATGCAGCTAGAAGCAAAGAATTCAGGTTAGTGCTCAACGGTGGCCAATTAGTTAGTGATTGTAAAGAACTCGCTGCGGCTCCCCAGTTGTTGATATTGTCGTCGTCGTTGTAGTTTTGTGGGACAATGTTTGTTGATGAAGAGATGATAGGCACAGTGTGGCTGAAATTTGGGAAATATTCCATGTCTTGTAGCTCGTTCACCATTGCATTGGTGTCGGATGGGGATTCTTGGGACTGTGGTGAAGAAGCTGTTTGTTGAGGTTTCTTCACTATTAAACTCTTCTGAAAAACTCTACAAACCACCCACTCCTCCTGTTTAACACAATAAACACATTCACATATAACCAACTAGCTAGGAAGTATGTAACGAAGATTACAAATTTTCCGGTCATGCATATTTGTCTTTTTACAATTTTGGTTATTTATATCATTAAATTTGAGTTTTAGTctattctatttatttttttttggtaattttatttatttttccaatatgTCGTTGATGTGATATCTATGCGGTGCTGACACGTATAGTTTTACATAAGCATTTTCATGaaaaactaaaattgaaaaaaagaagaagatccATGACTcgtaaatggaaaaaaaaaacaaataagataaaaaatacaattttcttGCATTATCAAGTATGTACCTTAACTTTGTATCATTgcatgttatttttttttaaaatttaatagcaAATATATACTCATTTTATTCAACAttagattttaaatattaaagaaaACCCTATTATCGTAAATTAAGTAATATAAAGAATTATCTCGTTCTTAGATGACCATATATCACTTCTCCGTCTGTATAATTTTAaactaaatataataaaaaaattcatgatACAAGAAGATTTTATCGTGCATGTGAAGGAGTTACTACTCACGTACCTTTGTGGGTTTGAGAGCATTCTTCGACTCAAGCCGATACTCATGCATAACCCAATTGGTTTTCTCGCCCTTTGGAGCTCTGCCTCTGTAGAAAACTAGGGTTTTCTTCATGCCGACCAACGCGCCGTCGACGCCACGGAAAATCTCCTTATCTTTACCTGTTGTTTTCCAGTAGCCAGCTTCTGTGGCTCGGTTTGTCCTGAGACCAGTAGGGTATTTTCGGTCTCTCAGGCTAAAGAAATACCATTCCTTCTCTCCCATGGAGGCTTTGGCTGAAAATTTTCTAGCTCACATAAATTTCGAGCCTAGCTAAATAATGTTCTAAACTGATACATTACTAAACGTTATGAATTATGGTATAATCTAAAGTTTCAAGCAGATTGTCGAGTAGGTCATCTGACATCAAAATCTCACGTTTATTAAGAAATCTCAGATTCAAGATTTAATTGTAGCAATCTCTccactcaaaaaaaaaaaaaaaaaaaaaaagtttcaaGTAGGATTTCACATCATCAGCGCATGATTTTTGAGTGATGGCTCTACTCGGAAAAACTCTTAATTTTCCGATATGAAGATATAAGgccataattaaaaatttatacaaagttttttaagaattaaaaaatagattaaaaactctaactatgtatctatctatatatatatcaagatcTGAATAAGAAGGGCTTAGTCTttgttttttataattaattacagcTAACAGTTTGACATACATGACATATAGATACAGAGACATGCTAAACATATATGCAAATTGTCTAAACAGAATAATTATCTTAAAAAAGGTTTAATTCGTCACAAACACTCTCGTGGGACGATCGCACGGGTCAATTTTGTAAGACAGATCTTCAGCTCGACcagattcatgaaaaaatattacttttcactTTAAGCATGAATCGAATGTACATGTCTCATGAAAATAAATCAGTAAGACCGTCTCAAAAGATAGATATCTTTCATTCATTTAgttaaaatattgatttattatgtttttatgtatCTCGATAATTAAGTCATGTTTTCCCCTACTCACGGATTTTGTTTTTAGGAGACAGTGCGATATTAAAGCACAATCAATGTGTGAATCATACAAAAATAGTAATAGATGTTTAAATATCGGGGAAAATGGGAAAAATTACATGTATCAAAGTGCAATTTAGTGGTGGGAATGGAGGGGCAAAAACTAATTTAGCAAGAAAGCTATGGAGTGAACATTACAATTGAGTGAGAGATTGTCTAACCAACTTCACCAAATTTCCTTAGCTACCCACCAAAATTCTTAGGACAACTTCACTCTAATACATTAATTATAaactaattaataaattttttttcataagTATCCAACTCAAACCTGTTCTTTTCTTTCCCATTTGACCAATTTGTTTACACGTGTGCCTTTTATGAACcctttaattatattataatatacatacatatatacacagATATATACATAAAGTTTTGCTATACGGTACACCGCGTGTATTTATttatgtgagcaccgatgaggtgaCACGTATCTACTGGATATACAGTTTTATCGCATCGAATAAAAATGCATCACGTCATTGGTGCTAACctattgtatgtatatatatgtatgtaaacaattgtatatatttttatttgatttccaattttttttcctaaatcATTATATGTTCAATTCGAAATTCACAAGCATGAACTTTTACATGAGCAAGAGgatgtgataaaaaaaaatccgaTTACATATTTAGAGGATGTTTGgatgaatttattttaatttgttttttagaAATTAGATTATCTCAATTTAAAAATGATACGTTCAAATTTTATTAGATATTGATACATTTAgtattatatgatatttttattttcataattaCAAAAAAGGATATTGtagaataatgaaaataaatatttttttaatatattttagaaTTTACGTCATTGGATTTAACTTGGGAGAGTATGTACGGATTGTAATAAAATTCGTGGAGATATTTTCAACAACTTATAAGTTATTGAACACGACAAtttattttgacattttatAAGCTTTTCTCGAAATTATAACCAAACACTTTTTCAGAgcttatataataaatattacatTAAAATACAACGAGAtctctcattttttttaatgaattgggatatatttatataaaatataaaatcacccacatatatttatataaaatcaCCCACATATATATAATAAGGTCAGAGGTTATTCATCGAGGGGTAGTTACAGGTTCACCAAATCATAAGActgtatttcatttttttaaagtgGAATAGATCTTAGCACTCACACCTTAATTATTTGGTCATATCGAGCCTAAACTTTTTCAATCCTAACCtcaaacttatatatatatatatatataaaattcctTTTACATAATATTTCCAATAATTAAGTGTGCATATATAATGCAGTCAAAGATCAAACTTAAATTATTCAATAGTCTACATGGGATGTAGACATGTAGTTACACTCACCTTTATAGATTTAGTACAAGCAATGTACTAAATCTATTAGGTCGGCAcaaaaatgttaaaaaaaatggAATTCTTGAAGTTACTTAGTTGTTCATTTGGTATTTTTTTTAGCCTAACTTTTACATACAATAATCAAAATTCGAGATTCAACCATATGTTTACTGAAGATAGAATCCATATAGTAAAAAAAgggaaaattgtaattttcggTAATGTATGCtcgatttttataatttttgtcatttatattgtcaaatttcaattttaattcattGTATATAGATATTTGGTAATTTTAATCTGTTTACGGAAGTGGGCTGGATAGTTATATATATTCATTCCATCTTGGAGTGCAGCATGCGCCACCTTTTTATTCCTCTCTTTTTGCAGTGATGCTTTACTTTAGTTGAGCTCATTAATTTTCTCGCTATTTGGTTTGTTCGAATAATCAAAAGGAGGGAGTATAGATAATTGTAACCATAATGTATAATCCATCTTTTAATATATAAAGCGACTAAAGCTAAACTTGCTCTCTCCCCTTCCAGTGACCAAATCCTCACCTTCAAAGTAAATCAAATCACCAAAATCTACATGTGTCACCTCATCACATTTAACTTTTCCAACTTTTATTAATACATCATGTACGTGTTTGTTTACTTTTACACATACTTCTATACTTTTACATTAAGTTATATATCCATATTATCGTTTAATGGTAATTTTATTATTCATTAATTGCTTATCATCAGAACATTCacttaaattataaatataactTATAATGGGGACAAAATCTAGGGAAAACTACCATTTTGGTGTTGaataggtttcttgtgagacagtctcacgaatctttatatataAGACGGGTCAATTttatcgatatttacaataaaaagtaatactcttagcataaaacgTAATACTAtttcattgatgactcaaataagagatccggcCCACGAAattgattcgtgagaccgtctcataggagtttggcaaaaacttgtgtgagacggtctcacgggttgtctttgtgagacgggtatcttatttgggtcatccatgaaaaaatattactttttatgctaagagtattactttttattgtgaatataggtatggttgacccgtctcacagattatgatccgtgagacgatctcacatgagacccactctaagagtttttgtgtttggtgttaaatgttttttttttataatttcggTCAGTCTTAGTCACATGTATTTAAATTTATGtcaattttattcatttttaataAGAAACTGTTGATTCGTCACTATACGTATAAGCCACATGTCTGAACCACGTAGGTGTCACATaggaaaaatgattaaaatagcAAGAATAATAAAGATGGGAgatcaaaactaaaatttgaCAGTATAAATGATCAAAAACgatgaaaataaatatatgagaTTGATATTGCGATTTTCCGTAAAATCTACATCAAAACCATTTTATACTACAAAACTACTAAATAAAATCGTTGCATCCCCACCACTAATCTAGATATATGTTAGGAACAATACACCTCATGGCCATgtggaagaagaagaaggatgCCCTAAAAGATACTATATATTGAAACAAGATCATTAATCTAGAGGCCTTGCTGCTTTTATTATTGTTGatcaatatattattatttttgtgtaTTTACAAAAGGGAATGAAGCAATTTGGATATTCATCTCAAATTCAGCATCTAGTCATCAATCTTTTTAGCTTTGTAAAAGTTGCATGGCCAGTCAGTGAGCAGGAAAGAAAAGTGGGGAGGAATCTCTTTGTAATTTCCTATCACAGACCCTTACTTTGCCCATCTTATTTTCACACCAATTCAGCTGTTCACTACTCAGATCAGACATTCTTAAAACTCTTGACACCACCTTAAGGTCTATCAAAGCCATCAAAATCTCCAGCTCTTCCTCCTCCCTTAGCCGCCGTTTTCGCAAGCATTTCCCGGACCGTCGAAGATCATTCAGCTTGGCCTTTTTCTGTGGTGGTTTTTGAATTCAAGATTTGAACAAATGTTTGTTAACATTAAAATGGAAGTGATTAATCAAGTTAAATAGATAAAATTACACGTGTTTACCTTTTTGTTTACTCTTTTTAGTAAGTGGAGTAGAGTTGCATCAGCTGAGCCACTTCTTTTTCTGCTAAAGAAGGCTGCTAATATTTGGCAGTGATTCCTCCTGTCTTGTTTCATGAAATTCATGAATGTCCTTATTGATTCTTTCATGATATGAAGAAATGAGCTTGAAGGGATTCTTGATCCATTGCTTCCGGCCTCTCTTTTATCGTCTTGATCCGAATCTATGCATACAACAAAActaatgaatatattataatgatCATTGAATCTTGACTTCTCCAAGTTCTGGATTGTTGAATTTTGCTGTAATTCATTTCACTGATCAATGAACAAATTAAGATAGATAGTTATTGTTCATTAAAAGCACAAGATTTCACCTCGGTATTCCGGGACCTGAAGCAATTTTGGTGTTAAACTCCTTATCCTAGCATAGATTTCTGGTCTTCTCCCATATTCATACGGCTCGTTTTCTACATATCTCTGCAGAAGAACTTGAAACTGTTGGAACTGTTGCGCGATATAAGCAGGGCACCCTGGATCATGCTCGCGACGAGAGGCTTTTATACGCTGAAAATACTTGTAGTTCCAGTTGAGGGCTTCCCATGTTAAACAAATCTGTGCAACATAAGCAGCTTCCAGTTCTTGATACGGATTGTGACgatatcttgatgatttttTGTTTATTGTTCCTAGTTTATGAACAATCCTTTCGGATATGGATCTTGGACATGCTTGTATGGATCTCAATGATTCTGCAAAAGTATTTCAATATTAGCAAGAGCCTCTAGTCTTCAACTCGAGTCGCTTCCTGATGACTAGCTCGTTTCATGAAATATCCAAAAAACGTGACCTTTTTCGACACCAAGAACAGTTTTCCTTTCAAGAAATGGAATCAAAGTCTCACTTTCAAAAGTGTAACACAAAATGTGGAGTTCTAGTACCTGTTTCATGGAGTTTTTGCACGCTGATTCGATCTAAAAACAGCATTTCTTCATCGTATTTCTGGAACAAGGTGTATGATTCCCACTTGGGGCAGCTTCGACGCGAAGAAGACGAAAAAGGATCATCGGTACCACAGTTGATAGAGCTTCTCCATTCCGACGAATCTTTAGAAGTCGATCCTATCGTAAAAGTGTCTCCAAATATTTCACCCTCATCATTTTCCAGCACCAGCTTCTTGCCTTCTGATTTTGAAGGTTGAAATACAAGAAAATCCTCTTCTTGTCTGAATTCAACTCCTTTGTCTGCTGATTCTTGCTGCCATTCTCAATATTATCTGAAAAACGAGAACTCCATTAGCCATTTTATTACAAGGAAAGTATATTCTAGTTGGGACTAGTATATTTAACCTTGAGTACAAGTCCCATTCCTCAAGCTGGTGCCATAATTTGAAGTGGGGTCGGTTTCAACTTCCTCAGAATCAAAACAAGAATCTGAATCTCTTATTATATGATCCTCTTCAACAACCTCTTCATCACCGGATTCGACGTCATCTGGCGTGCCATAACATGTTGCTTCATTACTATCCCAACTTTGTCTTCCCAACTCGTTATTTGGATTCCGAACATGTCGTTCATGATCTCCATAAATCATGTTCGCAACGCCTTCTTCTCCCTCCACCGGCTTATGGCGAGAGTACTCGTCCCCTTCTTCCATTTCTTCATCGGAGAAACCATTGAAAACATATCCATCTCGGTTCCTATAACAGATCAGAATTAACGTAcaagaaaataaacaaaaagaATATGTATATAGAAAGAACTTAGAACTTTGAGACGATATGTAAATTAATGTATGTATAGACCTTTGGTAAAATGGATTGCCTCCAAAGAAGATGAACAATTTGGCAAGAAAAATGGAAGTGAAATGGAAGAAGATGAGGAGAAGCAAGAAAGAGCTGGAGACGTTGTAGAAAAGCCTAGCAATTGTTTCTTTGTGACATTGCAGcattttcttaattgtttttaTCCAATAATGGATTTCTCCACTTATCTCTCCCTTTAACACAAAGCAACTCTAAGGATGAAAACTACAAAAGTGAAGTGCTTTAATTGCTTTGACAATTTTTTTGATTGCCAAGATTGGCCTCAGCTTTccttttacaattttttttctaaaagaCTAATATGCCCTTGCGCAAGGCTGGAGAATGACCTGCGTCGAGGTTTGTTATAATTGAatcttgaataaaaaaaattatatgccctTGTGCAAGGCTGGAGAATGACCTGTGTCGAGGTTTGTTATAATTGAATCTTGAATACAAATTTTTGTCCAAATTTAATAACTTGGTGTCTTATGGACTATAAGTTATCGGAAAATTATTGTATTTCAAATTggaaaaaagtaatatttaaattttattataattttttttcctagtaatataaattttattttccaagATATATTATATGGTCTCCCTCCTTCCATAACCCCACTTTGTTGATTTATCACTATCATTTCATGAGTTATCTCAACTGTTTAATGTCATTTCAGCATATCTTAAGGGAAAAAAGTCATTTGGATTAAGTACATAATGGTCATTTTGAAGTGTTTAATTATcactaattaattaatgtaaGTATTTAATCAATTTAGTACATAAAAtcgatttattttttgtaaattaaaCTAATTCTGTAACATTTAGGCAGCTTTAGTTTGATTGGAACACAATTAAGAGAAGTTCTGATGTCCCTTTGATTAAAAATAGTAATCAAGaaactttaataaaaaaaatttagattagaacctttaataaattaaattaacaataataatatatttgattttgattttaaaattgaaattcctTGATGACTATAAAAGCAACGTGTAAGATAGAAACAAAACCAAAAAGAAGAGACATCACGCatctttatatttataatattaattactTGTCTAGTTCTTTACAAAAGAGAAATACTACAATAGTATCttccaaaatattattttagtttttCTTTTCATTCCAAATATTATTTGAGGAGTAGGTCTCTGGTGAGAcagtcttacgaatctttatttgtgagactgatcaaccctatcaatattcacaataaaaaataatactcttagcataaaaagtaatactttttcatggatgacccaaataagagatctttctcacaaaatatgacctgtgagaccgtttcacacagaTTTTTaccttattttaatttttaagaatTCTATATAATGCTTTATTTGATCCAGAAATATTGCATGAACATACATCATACGGGCATATAATTTCAGAGAATATGGAGAATTAAtatgttatttgattaaaaatTGGTGATGtttctatttttggaaatttaaGGTCAGATAAAAATTTGAATGAAAGTTTTGTTTGGttgaaaatttattaaattaggATTAATCTTTGGTATGCTTCATGCATGTTGTCAAAGTTTgtgtataatatttaatttatattttatactaTATTTTTGTATTAgttttgaataattatttaaagagCATGtttcttatgagacggtctcacgaatctttatctgttagacaggtcaatcctactgatattcacaataaaaagtaatactcttagcataaaaaacaatattttttcctggatgatccaaataaaatatatgtctcataaaatacgaccgtggtaccgtctcacacaagtttttgtcatatttaaATTATCTATAAAAAAGCATAACATTAGTTCATGATCATCACATATAACATATTCAGAAGCTATACAATTTAATGTTGTTGAGATATCATGAAGAGAATTACTATCGGGCTAGATAGATCTAACTCaaagaacacctccaactaaaaCCTTTTAAACGGCTTTATCGTatttatttttccaaaattaTGACTTATTAGCGGAGTGATTTTAATATTGTCTATGCTATATAATTCAGAGGTTGACTATAATATTATTGTCTCACTTTAATGTAACGATTCATCAATTTTGTAAACACCCTATGACATTTATTTAACCTAATGATAATTCACGAATTCATTACACGTTATATTTCAAAACTCTCACATTTTTAAAATATCCAACTTACTTCTATTATTAcatgattgattttttttttttaggtttaatgaatgaaaattaatcGAGGAAAATAAGGTAAACTCGAAACGATAGCATCGTGAGATAACTCAAGCTCCGGACGCACATAGGAGGCATTGGTGCCAAAAAGAGCGCCCGAATGCCCCAAAATGTTGTGCAATGCTTTTATGATCGCATTAGCACCCTGGGTGCTGCCTGGATCTTTTCTTTGGTCGAGATTTTCAGTCTTCCTCTCTTCTTCGAACCCTCTACCTTGAATTCATAACCTGCATAAGGAAGACCTGAAACTGGAGGACAAGCGGATGTTCAGTCTTTCCCCAGCGAGCTCTGTTTCATGAACAAATATGatcaacttttgagttttcaGACACCTTTCCATCCAAATGGGTTCTTATGATGGTTCCTTCATGTCCTTTGGTCCGATGGACATAACATATAATGTAAGGACATGTCCCTGTAGATTGAactctttaaataaatttttgatcGTTTGAGGACACTTTTTGATCAAGTTTTGAATTAGATTTTCTAACTACACTTGCATACACATTGTCTTCTCA is drawn from Primulina eburnea isolate SZY01 chromosome 10, ASM2296580v1, whole genome shotgun sequence and contains these coding sequences:
- the LOC140802864 gene encoding uncharacterized protein; the encoded protein is MLQCHKETIARLFYNVSSSFLLLLIFFHFTSIFLAKLFIFFGGNPFYQRNRDGYVFNGFSDEEMEEGDEYSRHKPVEGEEGVANMIYGDHERHVRNPNNELGRQSWDSNEATCYGTPDDVESGDEEVVEEDHIIRDSDSCFDSEEVETDPTSNYGTSLRNGTCTQEWQQESADKGVEFRQEEDFLVFQPSKSEGKKLVLENDEGEIFGDTFTIGSTSKDSSEWRSSINCGTDDPFSSSSRRSCPKWESYTLFQKYDEEMLFLDRISVQKLHETESLRSIQACPRSISERIVHKLGTINKKSSRYRHNPYQELEAAYVAQICLTWEALNWNYKYFQRIKASRREHDPGCPAYIAQQFQQFQVLLQRYVENEPYEYGRRPEIYARIRSLTPKLLQVPEYRDSDQDDKREAGSNGSRIPSSSFLHIMKESIRTFMNFMKQDRRNHCQILAAFFSRKRSGSADATLLHLLKRVNKKKKAKLNDLRRSGKCLRKRRLREEEELEILMALIDLKVVSRVLRMSDLSSEQLNWCENKMGKVRVCDRKLQRDSSPLFFPAH
- the LOC140803911 gene encoding NAC domain-containing protein 87-like yields the protein MGEKEWYFFSLRDRKYPTGLRTNRATEAGYWKTTGKDKEIFRGVDGALVGMKKTLVFYRGRAPKGEKTNWVMHEYRLESKNALKPTKEEWVVCRVFQKSLIVKKPQQTASSPQSQESPSDTNAMVNELQDMEYFPNFSHTVPIISSSTNIVPQNYNDDDNINNWGAAASSLQSLTNWPPLSTNLNSLLLAALQLRAGNAHPLGAATVAADVYPFMQQRLSSPFGNDFVANFGTGSSSSRVLGDDQPPPEQSFNVGSNIW